In Alkalihalobacillus sp. AL-G, the genomic stretch AAGTATAGAACCCTGAATTGAGGTAAACCTAATGGGGATTATGAAAGAAAGGAGGATCCATCATATGAATTTGAAGAAATATTTCCTTGCAGGTTTATCATCGGTATTTGCTCTCAGTTTAATGTTTGGATGTGCTGCTGAAGAAGAACCAGAAAATGGTGTACCTGAAGAGCAACCAGCAGACGAACAACCAGCTGGTGAAGGAGACGCAGAACAACCGGCTGAGGGGGACCAAGGTAACGAAGGCGAGTAGTCAAAACCGAATAAAAGAAGTAATTGGGATGCCAACAACAAGCATCCCTTCTTAATTGTTTACTTTTCAGTCACTACCAAGTCTTTCAATTTAAAGGTGCCATCTTCCTTAACCCACGTAGCCAAATAGGATTCATATTCGCATTCCAAAATCTGTTGTTAGCTTTTTTCCAATTGTATTTCCCTCGCCTATTTCAATCATCTTGTCATCGATATGCTGGTACATAAAGAATTCTGATACTTTTTGAAAGTCGCTTTGTTTCAAATCACTTTCCTTTGACAATATTTTTCTAAAATCCCGATAGTCTTTTGAACCAGCAGCTTTTTTTAAATACTCGTTGGCTTCTTTGACGGTTTTAAATCTATTATCATGTGATACGGTTGTTACGTTATTAGTTGCATCTTTTGGTTGGTGAAATGACAATATCCTGATCACTTGAATACCCCATTAAAAACAATAATATGAGTGCAGCCATGAAGATTACCTTTTTTATGCTATCCCCCCTTAAAATAACTTTTATTCAGGATGCTTCATCCTAATAAATGGGAAATCCTCTCCCGAAAACCAATATCTATCCAAATTTTAGCATAATTTTAGCATGAGGTATTAAAAAAACATGGTGCATTCCCGCCATTTCCGTTTTATAATACTTAGTGACTCGAAATAAATACGAAAGCGGAAGCGCCATCGCGTGCAGAAGCTAGACATGAAGTCTTTTAAAAAAACTAACATATAAAGCAGCTATAGAGAGGGGATAGCGGGATGTGGAAAAACCGGAATTTCATGCTATTGATGTTCGGCTTAGCAGTCTCCAGCACCGGTTTATGGGTTGGGATCATTGGGAATCTTGAGTTTTTACAACAGAATGTAGAGTCATCTTTTCTGCAAGCATTAATCATACTTTCTGGTTTTCTTGTCGGTATTTTCCTTGCTCCGATGGCGGGGAGGGTTATCGATCGAGGTAATAAGCGAAACATACTAATTTATGCAGGAATAGCCCGCTGTTCAGCAATCTTTTTTATGTACATGGCTATTGCAGCCAATTCAGTTTGGTGGATGCTCGTTTATACTTTTGTAATAGGTATTTCAGGAACTTTCGCCAACCCAGCTATGCAGACATTGTTACCGATGATTGTATCGAAGGGCCAACTCCTTGAAGCGAATGGAATACATGTGAATATTTTTACTGGTGCGCGGATTGTTGGAACAGCACTCGGTGGGGTTATGCTTGTAAGTATGTCGTTATTTTCCCTTTATACAGTGACGTTGATATCGTATGTTTTGCTTCTCGTATCAACGTTTTTCATACAAGTTGATGAAGGTGCGAAATCATTGGAAAAGGGTAATGAGAAAGAGAATTTCCTTAGTACCATTCGTGAATTATTCCCTATCATCAAAGAGCGCCCAATGGTAGTCAATGGGATTCTCCTTCTTATTCCGGCGTTCCTGTTTTTGTCAGGATTTAATTTGACGGTCATCGAAATCAGTGAATTGCAGCATGATTCCGGAATAAAAGGGGTTCTCTATACGACTGAAGGTTTATGCGTGTTTCTTGGAACGTATTTATCTAAACGCTTCTTCAATGAAAATCCAAGGCTAAAGTACTTGCTGGTCATCACACTCGTTATTGCGACAGCACATACTTCTTTAATTTTAGCAGATCATCCTATGATGTCGATCTTTTCATTTGGATTATTCGGTCTCGCTGCTGGGACATTATTTCCGGTTGTAACGACGATTTTTCAGACAGAAGTACCTTCCGATTATCATGGGCGATTCTTCTCAATCAAGGGAATGGTGGACAACATTATATTTCAGGTATTAATGCTTTTAACTGGACTATTTCTGGATACAATCGGTTTTAAGACAATGGTCATAGGATTCGGGATTACATCGTTCATTTTTGTTTTCGGAATAATAATCATACGTCGACTGAAAATTTCTCGGAAAAAGACGAATTCTGTAACTATATCAAAAT encodes the following:
- a CDS encoding MFS transporter is translated as MWKNRNFMLLMFGLAVSSTGLWVGIIGNLEFLQQNVESSFLQALIILSGFLVGIFLAPMAGRVIDRGNKRNILIYAGIARCSAIFFMYMAIAANSVWWMLVYTFVIGISGTFANPAMQTLLPMIVSKGQLLEANGIHVNIFTGARIVGTALGGVMLVSMSLFSLYTVTLISYVLLLVSTFFIQVDEGAKSLEKGNEKENFLSTIRELFPIIKERPMVVNGILLLIPAFLFLSGFNLTVIEISELQHDSGIKGVLYTTEGLCVFLGTYLSKRFFNENPRLKYLLVITLVIATAHTSLILADHPMMSIFSFGLFGLAAGTLFPVVTTIFQTEVPSDYHGRFFSIKGMVDNIIFQVLMLLTGLFLDTIGFKTMVIGFGITSFIFVFGIIIIRRLKISRKKTNSVTISK